Proteins found in one Pectobacterium atrosepticum genomic segment:
- a CDS encoding ABC transporter ATP-binding protein has translation MTEHAQPDAPHIVVERVSLTFPSQSGPLTVLDDVSLQIAKGEFVVLLGPSGCGKSTILNMIAGFETADKGRVLCGGEPVRRPGPSRGMVFQQANLFPWLTVLENVTFGPRMQGANKAQLQRDAENYLALVGLEGFQQHYPWQLSGGMKQRVALARAWLPNPEVLLMDEPFGALDAQTRLMMQELLLSAWQKTGTTLLFVTHDVDEALFLADRVLVMSARPGRIAEAISLPFGREREIETLAQHPDYAALKQRILHRVREEARRHLNL, from the coding sequence ATGACAGAACATGCTCAGCCTGATGCACCACACATTGTCGTGGAACGCGTAAGTCTCACGTTTCCGTCACAAAGTGGTCCTTTAACGGTGCTAGATGACGTTTCCCTCCAGATCGCTAAAGGTGAATTCGTCGTGCTGCTGGGTCCTTCTGGCTGCGGCAAATCAACCATTCTCAATATGATCGCCGGTTTTGAAACTGCCGATAAGGGGCGCGTGCTGTGCGGTGGTGAACCTGTGCGCCGTCCGGGACCCTCGCGCGGCATGGTATTTCAGCAGGCCAATTTATTTCCCTGGCTCACGGTGCTGGAAAACGTGACGTTTGGCCCACGAATGCAGGGCGCGAATAAAGCCCAGCTTCAGCGTGATGCGGAAAACTATCTGGCGTTGGTCGGGCTGGAAGGATTCCAACAGCACTATCCCTGGCAGCTCTCTGGCGGAATGAAACAGCGGGTGGCTCTGGCGCGAGCCTGGCTGCCGAACCCTGAGGTGTTGCTGATGGACGAGCCGTTTGGTGCGCTGGATGCACAAACCCGTTTGATGATGCAGGAGCTGCTGCTTTCTGCCTGGCAGAAAACCGGCACCACGCTGTTATTTGTCACGCATGACGTGGACGAAGCGCTGTTTTTAGCCGACCGGGTATTGGTGATGTCCGCGCGTCCCGGTCGTATTGCGGAGGCGATCTCGCTGCCATTTGGCCGCGAAAGAGAAATTGAAACTCTGGCTCAGCATCCTGACTACGCCGCATTGAAGCAGCGTATTTTACATCGCGTTCGTGAAGAAGCGCGTCGTCACCTCAATCTGTAA
- a CDS encoding taurine ABC transporter substrate-binding protein, with the protein MKNILSAVGVGGLLLMTTSVLAAEKHPDEIRVAYSGGSQVLVLAKADGSLQKALGAPVKWVQFASGADALNYFASNAIDIANFGSSPATAGIVRKLPVEIVGVSGVIATYERLIAKSGITTLKDIEGKRVAYPPNSTAQYALEAAIAVNKLDRSKITLIPLRPAEMVAAWKRGDIDAGYVWAPFAQELEASAGHAIFATKDLQKDGYLIYNNYVVRKAFAQQYPETVARFLRVHQQKVDEFRQDPEKAAAIVAKEVGAPVTTATNTLSGLEYPTLEQQVTAQWLGDGNNTDRSGIGQAVAKTAHFLESIGEVRQRDIPASFADSINSSYLKQAAKGN; encoded by the coding sequence ATGAAAAATATATTGAGTGCGGTCGGTGTCGGTGGCTTGTTATTAATGACAACATCCGTACTGGCGGCAGAAAAGCATCCTGATGAAATCCGCGTGGCCTACAGCGGTGGCTCACAGGTATTAGTCTTAGCCAAAGCCGACGGTTCGCTGCAAAAAGCATTGGGTGCGCCAGTAAAGTGGGTGCAGTTTGCTTCCGGTGCTGATGCGCTGAATTATTTCGCCAGTAATGCGATAGATATCGCCAACTTTGGTTCCAGCCCGGCGACGGCCGGTATTGTCAGAAAACTGCCTGTGGAGATCGTCGGCGTATCTGGCGTTATCGCTACGTATGAACGCCTAATTGCCAAATCTGGCATCACTACGCTGAAAGATATCGAAGGTAAACGCGTCGCCTATCCGCCAAATTCCACTGCGCAGTACGCGCTTGAGGCGGCAATCGCGGTGAATAAACTCGACCGCAGCAAGATTACCCTTATTCCGCTACGCCCGGCTGAGATGGTAGCGGCATGGAAGCGTGGCGATATTGATGCAGGCTACGTCTGGGCGCCGTTCGCGCAAGAGCTGGAAGCTTCCGCCGGACACGCGATTTTTGCGACCAAAGATCTGCAAAAAGATGGCTATCTGATTTACAACAACTATGTAGTCAGGAAGGCATTTGCCCAGCAGTACCCAGAAACTGTGGCGCGCTTCCTGCGGGTACACCAGCAGAAAGTGGATGAGTTCCGTCAGGACCCAGAAAAAGCAGCGGCGATTGTGGCAAAAGAGGTCGGTGCGCCAGTCACGACGGCAACCAATACGCTATCAGGGCTGGAATACCCGACGCTGGAACAGCAGGTGACGGCGCAATGGTTGGGTGATGGTAACAACACGGATCGGAGCGGCATCGGTCAGGCGGTCGCGAAAACGGCGCATTTTCTGGAGAGTATCGGCGAAGTTCGCCAGCGTGATATTCCCGCGTCGTTCGCCGACTCCATTAATTCCTCTTATTTGAAGCAGGCTGCAAAAGGGAATTAA
- a CDS encoding ABC transporter permease, whose amino-acid sequence MKRTSYVLLSITSVAAVLALWQLAGAKQWVDPLLLPPLSDIILTAGELAQDGYRQVSLWEHIAVSVARALSAFSIAIILGVPLGLLMGLSPPTAAVFNPFVQFLRPLPKIALIPLAVVWLGIGEASKFFLIFIATFLSVVVGACAAVERVERSRIRVAQTLGASRRQIFFHVVLPDTLPELFTTVRLAIGIGWTSLIAAEMVAATSGIGWMVMNASAYLRTDIVMLGILLLGGIGYALDLLLVGAQRVFVPWAGKSS is encoded by the coding sequence GTGAAAAGAACGTCTTATGTGTTATTGAGCATCACGTCCGTGGCGGCGGTGCTCGCGTTGTGGCAACTAGCGGGGGCGAAGCAGTGGGTCGATCCGCTGCTGTTACCGCCGCTGTCGGATATCATCCTGACCGCCGGGGAGCTGGCGCAGGACGGCTATCGGCAGGTCTCGCTATGGGAACATATTGCCGTCAGCGTTGCTCGGGCGCTGAGCGCCTTCAGCATCGCCATTATTCTAGGCGTCCCACTTGGCCTGTTGATGGGGCTATCGCCTCCGACTGCTGCCGTTTTTAATCCTTTCGTTCAGTTTCTCCGGCCGCTGCCTAAAATTGCACTTATTCCTCTGGCGGTGGTCTGGCTGGGAATCGGTGAGGCATCCAAATTCTTTCTGATCTTCATCGCTACCTTTCTCAGCGTCGTGGTCGGTGCCTGTGCCGCCGTTGAGCGTGTGGAACGTTCCCGTATCCGCGTCGCACAAACGCTCGGTGCCAGTCGCCGACAGATCTTTTTCCACGTCGTTTTGCCCGATACGCTGCCGGAGTTGTTCACCACGGTGCGGTTGGCTATCGGTATCGGCTGGACGTCCTTGATTGCGGCGGAAATGGTCGCCGCTACGTCAGGCATTGGCTGGATGGTGATGAACGCAAGCGCCTATCTGCGTACCGATATCGTTATGTTGGGCATCTTATTACTAGGCGGCATTGGCTATGCGCTCGATTTGCTGTTGGTCGGTGCTCAGCGCGTCTTCGTACCCTGGGCGGGGAAATCGTCATGA
- a CDS encoding D-cysteine desulfhydrase — protein sequence MHLARFPRLSLGHFPTPLEVLPNLSAYLGGPTIYIKRDDATGLATGGNKTRKLEFLLADAQQQGADVIITQGATQSNHVRQTIAAAAKLGLKTKVLLEKRVEDYGEDYQRSGNVLLDNLLGGDIIDHLPAGTDMQQAMETLAESLRKEGFKPYVIPGGGSSPVGALGYVACAEELLFQSSQQRLRIDHIVHATGSTGTQAGLVTGLAATHSQIPLLGISVRAPKAKQEENVYALAQRTWQLLGIPGELPHSAVRVNSDYVGKGYGIPTEGTLEALRLLAQLEGILLDPVYSGKGMAGLIDLIRQGHFRADENIVFIHTGGSAGLFGYRQLFEQTAAQ from the coding sequence ATGCATCTTGCCCGATTCCCCCGTTTATCACTGGGTCATTTCCCTACGCCGTTGGAAGTGTTGCCGAACCTGTCTGCTTATCTGGGCGGGCCGACGATTTATATCAAACGTGACGATGCTACAGGCTTGGCAACTGGCGGGAATAAAACCCGCAAGCTGGAGTTCCTGTTAGCCGATGCGCAGCAGCAGGGTGCGGACGTCATCATCACACAGGGCGCGACACAGTCTAACCATGTGCGGCAAACCATTGCGGCGGCGGCAAAGCTGGGGCTGAAAACCAAAGTGCTATTGGAAAAGCGCGTAGAGGATTATGGCGAAGATTATCAGCGCTCCGGTAACGTGCTGCTGGATAACCTGCTTGGCGGTGACATTATCGATCACCTTCCTGCGGGTACAGACATGCAGCAGGCGATGGAAACACTGGCGGAATCGCTGCGTAAAGAAGGATTTAAGCCTTATGTCATCCCCGGCGGCGGTTCCAGTCCGGTAGGCGCGTTGGGCTATGTCGCCTGTGCGGAAGAGCTGTTGTTCCAGTCTAGCCAGCAGCGCTTGCGCATCGATCATATTGTGCATGCGACGGGCAGCACGGGTACGCAGGCGGGATTGGTTACCGGGCTGGCGGCAACACACAGCCAGATTCCGCTGTTAGGCATCAGTGTCAGAGCGCCCAAAGCAAAGCAGGAGGAGAATGTTTACGCGTTAGCGCAGCGCACCTGGCAACTGCTGGGCATTCCGGGCGAACTGCCGCACAGCGCCGTACGGGTGAACAGCGACTACGTTGGCAAAGGATATGGTATTCCCACTGAAGGAACGCTGGAAGCACTCAGACTGTTGGCGCAGTTGGAAGGGATTTTGCTCGATCCGGTCTATTCAGGAAAAGGGATGGCGGGACTGATCGATCTGATCCGTCAGGGACATTTTCGCGCCGATGAAAACATCGTCTTTATTCATACCGGTGGCTCAGCGGGGCTGTTTGGCTACCGCCAACTGTTCGAACAAACGGCAGCACAATGA
- a CDS encoding aspartate/glutamate racemase family protein, whose protein sequence is MSTPLIGVLGGMGPLATVDLLHKIIEETSASRDQEHVPVIVWNVPQIPDRQQALAGTGESPLPTLLHAVQQLNRLSVSHIVVPCNTAHHWFDALAEASHAPLVHMADATLHAITQPAKTKKVPQKIGLIATHGTLNAGWYQQRFATQLDAETVVPDEQEMTTLFVPGCYAVKRGELQHGGRLLEQLAAQLVERGAERLVLACTEVPPALEAVASRWRDISIDPTRALAQACVRIWQQR, encoded by the coding sequence ATGAGCACACCGCTGATTGGCGTGTTGGGTGGCATGGGGCCTCTGGCAACGGTCGATCTGTTGCATAAAATCATTGAGGAAACGTCTGCCAGCCGCGATCAGGAGCACGTGCCGGTGATTGTCTGGAATGTACCGCAGATTCCCGACCGCCAGCAGGCGCTGGCAGGAACCGGTGAATCACCGTTACCGACGCTATTGCATGCTGTCCAGCAGCTTAATCGCTTATCGGTCAGTCATATTGTGGTGCCGTGTAATACGGCACACCACTGGTTTGACGCGTTGGCTGAGGCAAGTCATGCGCCGCTGGTGCATATGGCCGATGCCACGCTGCATGCCATCACACAACCTGCGAAGACAAAGAAAGTGCCGCAAAAAATCGGGCTGATCGCGACCCACGGGACGCTAAATGCCGGATGGTATCAGCAGCGTTTTGCCACGCAGCTAGATGCTGAAACCGTGGTGCCGGACGAGCAGGAAATGACGACACTCTTCGTGCCAGGGTGCTATGCGGTAAAACGTGGCGAACTCCAGCACGGTGGGCGTTTGTTAGAACAGCTTGCGGCACAGTTGGTGGAACGCGGGGCAGAGCGTCTGGTGCTGGCCTGCACGGAAGTCCCCCCTGCGCTGGAGGCAGTGGCGTCACGCTGGAGAGATATCAGCATCGATCCAACACGAGCATTGGCACAGGCCTGTGTTCGCATCTGGCAACAGAGATAA